The following coding sequences lie in one Dunckerocampus dactyliophorus isolate RoL2022-P2 chromosome 4, RoL_Ddac_1.1, whole genome shotgun sequence genomic window:
- the zbtb34 gene encoding zinc finger and BTB domain-containing protein 34 isoform X2 — protein MDDGSYIEFDVPEFSNTVLTQLNELRLQGKLCDIIVHIQGQPFRAHKAVLAASSPYFRDHSALSTMSGLSISVIKSPEVFEQLLAFCYTGHMSLQLKDIISFLTAASFLQMQVIIDKCTQILESIHSKISLPVNACSPEKDDSQTSRNGVNDSNLFVNPTQISPPYYSRQSHAGHEARLDLAGKGLGRGRQQQEEGQSDRGSTDSVSEHDTPMEGEMEQVELIGKDGQVTDVHVKVEKTERPTYSDSSSAGDDGYHTELVDGEQVLAVSVGSYGPVIQSAAYSYSGLSSPCFVNLSNSSPSRSILSGFRGGRARAKRPLAIPAAVLSHIKQGSDDTESAVGPTILENDVRERSLRSQWYPYNERLICVYCGKTFNQKGSLDRHMRLHMGITPFVCKFCGKKYTRKDQLEYHIRGHTDNKPFHCQICGKCFPFQGTLNQHLRKKHMGATEGNNHMDSPERTEGGSGQKDQEDTAEGIAYEAQYAEEAPANDIEESSKCSPEEAQASRCDY, from the coding sequence ATGGACGACGGCAGCTACATCGAGTTTGATGTGCCGGAGTTCAGCAACACTGTTTTGACTCAGCTCAATGAGTTGCGACTGCAGGGCAAGTTATGTGACATCATTGTTCACATTCAGGGTCAGCCATTTCGCGCCCACAAGGCTGTGCTGGCAGCTAGCTCACCCTATTTCCGTGACCACTCGGCTCTCAGCACCATGAGTGGCCTCTCCATCTCAGTCATCAAAAGCCCTGAGGTGTTTGAGCAGCTTCTTGCATTCTGCTACACAGGTCACATGTCCCTGCAGCTGAAGGACATTATCAGTTTCCTTACTGCTGCTAGCTTTTTGCAGATGCAAGTTATTATTGACAAGTGTACCCAAATTCTTGAGAGCATCCACTCCAAAATCAGCCTCCCAGTTAATGCCTGCAGCCCAGAGAAGGATGACTCGCAGACCAGTCGCAACGGGGTCAATGACAGCAATCTCTTTGTCAACCCTACCCAGATCTCCCCCCCTTACTACTCCCGTCAGAGTCATGCAGGACACGAAGCACGCTTGGATCTTGCAGGAAAAGGCCTGGGCCGTGGGCGACAGCAGCAAGAAGAAGGACAGTCAGATCGCGGCAGCACTGACAGTGTGTCAGAGCATGATACTCCAATGGAAGGAGAAATGGAGCAAGTGGAACTCATTGGAAAAGATGGGCAAGTAACAGATGTGCATGTGAAGGTCGAGAAAACCGAGAGGCCTACCTACTCTGATAGTTCCTCAGCTGGTGATGATGGTTACCACACGGAGCTGGTAGATGGAGAGCAAGTTTTGGCTGTTAGTGTAGGTTCTTATGGTCCAGTTATCCAGTCTGCTGCCTACTCCTACTCAGGGCTGTCTTCCCCGTGCTTTGTCAACCTCAGCAACTCCAGTCCATCCCGTTCCATTCTCAGCGGGTTCAGGGGTGGTAGAGCCAGGGCAAAGCGCCCTCTGGCCATCCCAGCAGCGGTACTGAGTCACATCAAACAAGGTTCAGATGACACCGAGTCTGCTGTGGGACCCACCATATTGGAGAACGATGTGCGAGAGCGTAGTCTGAGGAGTCAGTGGTACCCATACAACGAAAGACTCATTTGTGTCTACTGTGGTAAAACCTTTAATCAAAAAGGGAGCCTTGACCGTCACATGCGCCTGCACATGGGAATCACCCCATTTGTTTGTAAATTCTGTGGCAAGAAGTATACAAGGAAAGACCAACTGGAGTACCACATCCGTGGCCACACAGACAACAAGCCCTTCCACTGCCAGATCTGTGGAAAATGCTTCCCATTTCAGGGCACCCTTAACCAGCACCTGAGGAAGAAGCACATGGGAGCAACTGAGGGCAACAACCATATGGACTCTCCAGAGAGGACGGAGGGAGGCTCAGGTCAGAAAGACCAAGAGGATACCGCTGAGGGGATAGCCTATGAGGCACAATATGCAGAAGAGGCACCAGCCAATGATATAGAGGAGAGTTCCAAATGCAGTCCAGAAGAAGCTCAAGCATCCAGATGTGATTATTAG
- the zbtb34 gene encoding zinc finger and BTB domain-containing protein 34 isoform X1, with amino-acid sequence MAVFLETGYLSFTMVVDKLEKHIQEMDDGSYIEFDVPEFSNTVLTQLNELRLQGKLCDIIVHIQGQPFRAHKAVLAASSPYFRDHSALSTMSGLSISVIKSPEVFEQLLAFCYTGHMSLQLKDIISFLTAASFLQMQVIIDKCTQILESIHSKISLPVNACSPEKDDSQTSRNGVNDSNLFVNPTQISPPYYSRQSHAGHEARLDLAGKGLGRGRQQQEEGQSDRGSTDSVSEHDTPMEGEMEQVELIGKDGQVTDVHVKVEKTERPTYSDSSSAGDDGYHTELVDGEQVLAVSVGSYGPVIQSAAYSYSGLSSPCFVNLSNSSPSRSILSGFRGGRARAKRPLAIPAAVLSHIKQGSDDTESAVGPTILENDVRERSLRSQWYPYNERLICVYCGKTFNQKGSLDRHMRLHMGITPFVCKFCGKKYTRKDQLEYHIRGHTDNKPFHCQICGKCFPFQGTLNQHLRKKHMGATEGNNHMDSPERTEGGSGQKDQEDTAEGIAYEAQYAEEAPANDIEESSKCSPEEAQASRCDY; translated from the coding sequence GTGGTTGACAAACTGGAAAAACACATCCAAGAAATGGACGACGGCAGCTACATCGAGTTTGATGTGCCGGAGTTCAGCAACACTGTTTTGACTCAGCTCAATGAGTTGCGACTGCAGGGCAAGTTATGTGACATCATTGTTCACATTCAGGGTCAGCCATTTCGCGCCCACAAGGCTGTGCTGGCAGCTAGCTCACCCTATTTCCGTGACCACTCGGCTCTCAGCACCATGAGTGGCCTCTCCATCTCAGTCATCAAAAGCCCTGAGGTGTTTGAGCAGCTTCTTGCATTCTGCTACACAGGTCACATGTCCCTGCAGCTGAAGGACATTATCAGTTTCCTTACTGCTGCTAGCTTTTTGCAGATGCAAGTTATTATTGACAAGTGTACCCAAATTCTTGAGAGCATCCACTCCAAAATCAGCCTCCCAGTTAATGCCTGCAGCCCAGAGAAGGATGACTCGCAGACCAGTCGCAACGGGGTCAATGACAGCAATCTCTTTGTCAACCCTACCCAGATCTCCCCCCCTTACTACTCCCGTCAGAGTCATGCAGGACACGAAGCACGCTTGGATCTTGCAGGAAAAGGCCTGGGCCGTGGGCGACAGCAGCAAGAAGAAGGACAGTCAGATCGCGGCAGCACTGACAGTGTGTCAGAGCATGATACTCCAATGGAAGGAGAAATGGAGCAAGTGGAACTCATTGGAAAAGATGGGCAAGTAACAGATGTGCATGTGAAGGTCGAGAAAACCGAGAGGCCTACCTACTCTGATAGTTCCTCAGCTGGTGATGATGGTTACCACACGGAGCTGGTAGATGGAGAGCAAGTTTTGGCTGTTAGTGTAGGTTCTTATGGTCCAGTTATCCAGTCTGCTGCCTACTCCTACTCAGGGCTGTCTTCCCCGTGCTTTGTCAACCTCAGCAACTCCAGTCCATCCCGTTCCATTCTCAGCGGGTTCAGGGGTGGTAGAGCCAGGGCAAAGCGCCCTCTGGCCATCCCAGCAGCGGTACTGAGTCACATCAAACAAGGTTCAGATGACACCGAGTCTGCTGTGGGACCCACCATATTGGAGAACGATGTGCGAGAGCGTAGTCTGAGGAGTCAGTGGTACCCATACAACGAAAGACTCATTTGTGTCTACTGTGGTAAAACCTTTAATCAAAAAGGGAGCCTTGACCGTCACATGCGCCTGCACATGGGAATCACCCCATTTGTTTGTAAATTCTGTGGCAAGAAGTATACAAGGAAAGACCAACTGGAGTACCACATCCGTGGCCACACAGACAACAAGCCCTTCCACTGCCAGATCTGTGGAAAATGCTTCCCATTTCAGGGCACCCTTAACCAGCACCTGAGGAAGAAGCACATGGGAGCAACTGAGGGCAACAACCATATGGACTCTCCAGAGAGGACGGAGGGAGGCTCAGGTCAGAAAGACCAAGAGGATACCGCTGAGGGGATAGCCTATGAGGCACAATATGCAGAAGAGGCACCAGCCAATGATATAGAGGAGAGTTCCAAATGCAGTCCAGAAGAAGCTCAAGCATCCAGATGTGATTATTAG